CTTCTACGCGGACGAGGCCACCGCGCGACTCTCCTCGGCCCAGGGCAACGCGCGCACGGCCAACATCCTGCTGGGGACGGCGGGACTGGCCGCCGCGGGCGCGCTCGTCACCTGGCTGCTGCTGCCCGGTGACGCGACGACCACTGCGGCGAAGTGAGGCGGAGCCGTCCCGGGATTACAGCTGGCCCTTCTGGTCGAGTACCCACAGCGTGGCGGCCACGATGTCCGGACAGTCGTAGACGCGCTGGGCGTCGCTCACGGAGCCCCAGGTGGAGCCGCCCTTGAGGATCTTCCCATTCTCGATGGTGGCCTGGGTGCTGCCGCCCACCTCGACGGCATAGCCGCCGCCGCGCTTGACGGCCTTGCCCCGGGAGCCCCCCCCCTTCTCGATGGTGATGTCCGAACCCGAGGTGCGCACGGTGTACTGGGTGCTGCCGCTCTTCTCCACGCGGTTGCCGTTGCACTTGTAGTCTGCGGCGAGGGCTGGAGCCGGGGCGAGGGAGAGCACGGCGAGCAGCATCGACATCTTCTTCACGAACTTCCTCCAGGAACAGGACGCGGAGCACTGCGTCATGACATGGACCCCACCTAACACCAGGGCCTGACATGCGCATGGCGCGCACGTCTACCGTTGCACCTGCAATGGATGGCCGCAGTGCCCCTCCTCGAAACTCCAGACCCGCGCCTCCTCTCCCTGCTCCAACAGAGAGTAGGCGGCGTGGATGGTCAACTCCGGCGGAACATCCACCGCGAGAAGCCCGCCAGGACCCTCCTCGTAGCTACAACCCAGTTTCTGAAGGGGTGCCCACCGCTCCTGAAATCGGACCGGGTCCGAGCCCTTGGCCTTGATGATGCGATACGTGGAGTGGCCTCCGTGCCGGGCCACCCCAGCGAAGACGAGCCGCCCGTCCTGCTCTCGCGCGAACACGACATCCTCCGCGCTGACCCCGTACGCGTAGAAAGGGGTGTTCCTCAGACGGTATTGGCTGTCCGTGACCTTCTCGGCCCAGAGGATCTCCGTTGCCGAACCGTGCCAGGCACTCGCATCGAGCGGGAAGGTCAGTTTGACCAGTCCCTCGCTCCGTCCATCCTGCTCCTCCCCTGGCATCGTCAGCGTCCCTCGAGGAACTCCTCGGTCGTCTTGCTTCCCTTGTCGAGGTTACAGGTTCTGCAGGTGTTCTGGGCATTGTCGAGGGTGTTGTTTCCACCTCGCGACTTCGGCACGGCATGATCCGTGTTGCGCTGCGCGGGTCCCGGCTCCCTCGTTGTCGGGCGCCCGCAGAAGACACATCGCCCTCCGGCTGCTTGCTCGGCGGACGCCTTCACCTCCTCGGTGAATCTCTTCCCGGAACCGGGACCTCCTCGTGCGCCTGCCTTCGCGCCCGGTTCCGACGGAGGGACACTCCCAGTTGGACCAGGGGTCCCCGTATTGGCCATGTGCAGCACGTAGGTGGCACCGAGCACCTGTCCCGCTCCGGTGACGAGCCGCCCTCCGGACACCCCCACCAATCGCAGCGCCAGCGCGCCCTCTCCCGTCAGCGAGAAGACGGGCACGGAGAAGTGGCCCAGCGTGCCGCCCCAGGAGGCTGTCTTCGCCGCTCCCGCCCCCGCGGTTCCCACCACCAGCACGACGCTCGTGGTGAGCCGGGAAACGGCGCGTATCCGCTCACCGTGGGGCTTGTGGCGGAAGGCATTCCAATACTCGGGAGCGTTCTGGACGAGCTCTCGTACCGCTCCCGGCAACCGGGTGAGGCCCTCCACGGTTTCCACGGGGTGGACAACGAGCTGGAAGAGGCCCTCCACCGTGTCCACCAGTGCCAGTTCCGCTCCCTCCAGCGCGGGCAGCACCACACCGTCATCCGGCGCATAGGCACCCAGGGACGGTGCCTCCCGAAGCACCTCCAGTTCCATGTCCACCAACCACAGGCGCCCGCCTTCAATGGCGTAGAAAGGGCCTACCTCGAAGCGGCCAACGCGCAGCGAACCATCCTCCGCGACATTCACCTCTCCGACCCTCTGTTTGGCCTCGCCCGTGGTGGGCCGCACCAGGTAGCCGTCCGGCCTCAGCACCAACAATCGGAGGAAACGGCGCATGCGCGCGTGCAGCTCTTCGCGCGTCACCGGATGCTGGCCCGTGGCCACTTCCAGTAACAAGTGTGCCGCCATGCGGCGTTGAGCGAAGTTGCCCAGCGTCACAGGGGTCCTCAGCAGGTGCGGCAACAGCTTCAGCGCCTGTTCGGGGGAAAGGTGGCGCCCGTCCACGGGCAGTGCGTCGGTAGGCACGCCCACCTGCGAAAGGAAGCCTTGGAAATAGTCCAGGCTCATGGGCACGACCTGGGGACGTCCGTCACCTACGCCATCCGGCCAGCCCGTCCACCCCTCACCCCATTCATCCAGCGGCTCGCTCGCGCCATCTGCGGAGAGATGTCCCCGAGGACGAATCTCCCGCTGCGCGCCGCCGCCCTCCTCGACCCCAGGGGGACGCACCACCAGAGTGGGCGGCTCAGCCGATGGCCCATCCTCGGAGAGGACGCTTGTTGAAACCGAGGCATGAACGGGCTCCTCCGAGGCCAGTCGTGTGCTGGCACGAGGGAAGAGCGCCGGCACCAGGGAGCGGTGGTTCACACCCGAAACCAGGTGTCTCCGAGGAGCATGAGTGGCGCAGCCAGCCAACAACAGCAGAGCCCCCACCACGACCCCCCACAGCACCGGAGGGTGCAATCTCCAACGAGGAATCAGGAAAGAGGGCCGCGGGGGCCTGGAATGGATTCCACTCCGTTCGACTGTGACGGCGCGTGCCGCGGGAGGAAGAAGCCGCCCGCTCGCTCGCCAAGCATCCCACCAGAAAGCAGCCCACCCGCCAAACGATAGCGCCCACGGCCAGCAAGACATGCCGACCATGGGCGCCGTTCACCGCGGCGTTGCTCTACCGGCTCAGGCGACCGCCTTGCTCCGGATGTAGGTGGGGCCGGACCGCGCTTCCACGGCCTGACGCACCTCGGAGCGCAGCCCCAGCAGGAACGCCACCTCGGCGACGACGAACAAGGGCCCCACGATCAGGCCGACCAGGTCGTCCACGAAGGCCGGCTTGCGCCCCTCGAAGTAATGACCCACGAACTGGAACACCCAGCCGACCACGAACAAGCCAATGCCAGCGCTCAGCCAGGTGGTGAAGGATTGCGCGGCCAGCGCCTGTCCCACCCACAGGTTCAGTGACATGAGCACGGCCATGGTCAGCCCGAAACGCGCATCCAGCCGCGCGTAGAAGAGCACCGCGCCGAGGCTGACCACGAGGGCTGGCGACACCCACAGCCCGAACACCTCGAGGCCGGAGCGCGAGAGCAGGGTGGCGACGGCCACCGCGATCATCGGGATGCCGATGAAGTGCGTGGCGATGTTGCGACGGTCACGGTGATAGGCCGCGTACTGCGCGAGGTGATCCACGAGCGTTTTCATCCATGTTCCCCTGTGCATGTCGGGTGCCGATAGTGTTCCTGGCGCCTGTCTTGACTCTGACAGGTTACATATAGAGCCGCCAACATCGGAGCCAACGAAGCCGTCATGGACTTGACGGCTTCGGAGCGAGCTCCAACAGCGCGTCGATGAGCGGATCCCTCTGCTTGCCCTTGCGCCAGGCGGCGTAGATGGGGAACTCGCGAGCCGGCTCCGTGAGGGGCCAGGCCACCACGCCCGGGACTCGCGGCCCTCGCGGCAGCAGCGAGGCCAGCAGCGAGTACCCGAGTCCCGCCGCCACGAAGCCGAGAATCGTCTCCGACGAGTCCGCCGCGTACATCCTCCGCGGCACCACGCCGAAGTGCGCGAGCGCCGCGAGCTGCAACTCGCGCAGCTGCGGGTCCGAGCTGTAGGTGATGAAGGGCTCGTCCCCGAATGGCTCGGGGCTCACCGCCCCCTTGCGCGCCAGCCGGTGGTTGGACGGGATGCAGAGAAAGGCGCGCGTCCTGCCCACCTGCCGGACCTCCAGGTCCGCAGGCACCTCGGGCAGGTGGTCCACCAGCAGGTCCGCCTCGCCCGAGCGCACGAGCGACACCGCCGGCACCTTCGCCTCGAAGAGGGCCACCTCGATGTCCGGCCGCTGGCCCTGCAAGCGCCGCAGCCACGGCGGCAGCAGGTGGAGCAGCGTATGTCCCGAGGCGTGGATGCGCAGCCGGCCTCCCACCTCGCCCGAGCGCAGCGAACGCTCCAGCCCGGGCAGCCCCTCGTAGAACGGGGCCACGTAGTCGTAGAGCGCGCGGCCCTGCGGCGTGAGCACCACGCGGTCCTTCCCCACCCGCTCGAAGAGGCGCACGCCCAGCTCGGACTCCAACCGCTTCACCTGCTGGTGCACGCCCGGCTGGGTGATGGGGTACGGGAACGCGCGCGCCGCCCGGGCATACCCCTCGGACCGCGCGACCCAATAGAAACCCTCGAGACGCTGAAGCTGGATCATTCACTCCAGGTTATCGAACGCCGAGCCATTAGTTCCATGCGGTTTACGAGAAACGGGTGCATCGTGTGTCTCGTCAGCGCGCTTCCACCGAAGCGGCTCCGAACCGAACGAGGCCTTCCATGTCCCGCCAGCCCAACACCACCGCCGTGCAGGCCACCCACAGTGGCGCCTGGGTCCTCCAGTCCTGGCTCTCCTTCGCCCTGGCCGTCGGCGTGACGGCGCTCGGCATCTACCACCTGCCCGTCGACGGCTGGCAGAAGGCCTTCCTGGGCATGGGGCTGCTCTTCAGCATCGGCTCCACCTTCAGCCTGTCCAAGACGGTGCGCGACCAGCACGAGCAGGAGCGCCTCACCGCCCGCATCGACGAGGCCCGCGTCACCAAGCTGCTCGCCGAGGTGGACCCCATCAGTCTCAAGTGAGCGCACGGGGGAGTACCCGCGAGGCTCCGTCCTCCTCGGAGCGCCGGGCTTCAACACCCGGCGGCCCGTCCGGACTTCCAGTGAGGGTCGCCAGGCGAGCATCCCGGCTGGCCCCGTGTCCCCCTGCTCGCCCTCCCTGGTATACCCTTGGGCATGGCGTCCAGTCCCGCGCTCCCCCGTCCCGGGTCCCCGGCCACCTCCGCCCCCTGGCTGGAGGAGCTCGACATCCTCATTCGCGCCCGCTACCCGCTCCTCTACCTCGTCTCGTGGGAGGAGCACCGCGTCGACACCCTCCTCGCGGACATGGCCCGCGCCCACGGCAAGGCGCTCCTCACCTGGTCCACCACCCGGGGCCTGCGCCACGCGGGCGGCTCCCGCGGCCCCACCTTCCCCGAGGACACCCGCAACCCCCTCGAGGCCCTCGCCGCCATCGAGAAGCTCTCCGAGCCCTCCCTCGTCGTCCTCAAGGACTTCCATCCCTACCTCGAGGAGAAGCCCGTGGTGCGTGCCCTGCGCGAGCTCGCCCACTTCCTCAAGAGCACCTTCACCACCGTCATCCTCCTGTCCCCCACGCTCACCATCCCCACCGAGCTGGAGAAGGAGATTTCGGTCCTCGATGTCCCGCTGCCCGGCTTCCAGGAGCTGCTCAACCTGCTCAAGGAGATCGTCGCCGTGGTGCGCCGGGGCAACAAGGCCACCATCGAGCTGTCGCGCGAGGACGCCGAGCAGCTCATCAAAGCCGCCCAGGGCCTCACGCTGTCGGAGGCGGAGAACGCCTTCGCCAAGGCCATCGCCCATGACGGCAAGCTGAGCGCCGCCGACATCCGCCGCGTCCAGGACGAGAAGCGCCAGGTCATCCGCAAGAGCGGGCTGCTCGAGTACTACCCGCCGGAGCAGGACCTGGGGAACGTCGGGGGACTGCAGAACCTCAAGGGGTGGCTCACCCGGCGCACCGCCGCCTTCGGCGAGCGCGCCCGCCAGTTCGGCCTGCCCGAGCCGCGCGGTCTGCTGCTGCTGGGCGTGCAGGGCTGCGGCAAGAGCCTCACCGCCAAGGCCATCTCCGCGCACTGGAACCTGCCCCTGCTGCGGCTCGACATGGGCCGCATCTTCAGCGGCCTGGTGGGCTCCTCCGAGGAGAACCTCCGCAAGGCCATCCGCGTCGCCGAGAGCATCGCCCCCGTGGTGCTGTGGGTGGATGAGATTGAAAAAGGCCTGTCCGGCGTGGCCTCCTCGGGCACGGCCGACGGTGGCGTCACCGCGCGCGTCTTCGGCACCCTGCTCACCTGGCTCCAGGAGAAGACGGCCCCCGTGTTCGTCGTGGCCACCGCCAACCGGATCGAAGGGCTGCCCCCCGAGCTGCTGCGCAAGGGACGCTTCGACGAGATCTTCTTCATCGACCTGCCCGAGGCCGCCGAGCGCCGCGACATCTTCCGCATCCACCTGCAGCGGCGGAAGAGGGAGCCAGCCGCGTACGACCTGCACGCGCTGGCCGACATGGCCTCGGACTTCAGCGGCGCGGAGATAGAGCAGGTCGTCATCGCCGGGCTCTACGAGGCCTTCGCCGAGAACGTGGAGCTGGGACAGGCCCACCTCACGCGCGCCATCCAGGAGACCTTCCCGCTCGCCGTCACCATGCGGGATGAAATCCTCCGGCTGCGCGAGTGGGCCCGCGGGCGCACCCGGCCCGCCTCGTCGTCGGTCAGCGGTTCGCGGAAGGAGTAGCCCATGTCGTCCAAGTTCTCCCGCTTCCTCCACCTCGAGCGCTCTCGCGGCGAGAAGACGCCCCCCGGGGGACAGGTGCGGCTGCAGGACGGCAACCGCTTCGAGTCCGTGGTGGGGCCCGGCGAGGCGCCCTCCTCTGTGGCCGTGCCCGAGGCCCACGTCGAGCGCTTCAAGCACCACGGGCAGACGCCGCTGGCGCTCGATGCGGCGCCCCAGGCGGAGCAGCGCTTCCCCCGCTGCATCCAGTGCCAGACCGAGAACGGCCGCTTCTCCCAGGCGTGCACCACGTGCGGCGCGGACCTCCAGTCGCCCGAGCAGCTCGCGGACAACGAGCAGCGCTGGCGCGCCCAGGAGCAGTTCGACGCAGAGACCCGCGAGCGGATGACGGTGCGCCAGAAGGCCCAGGAGCGGGACGAGGCCGAGCGGCTCGCGGAGCACCAGCGCTACACGGAGCAGCTCACGCGGGCCCTGGAGAAGGACCGCTCGTTCATCAGCAGACTCCAGCCGCTCTTCGAGCCGTCCCTCGGCGTGGGGCTGCTGCGGCTCGTCCCCCACCCGCAGGCGCGATGGATCGTCCTCGCGTGGGCCATCGGCCTGCCCGTGCTGCTCGTGCGCTTCGGCAACGAGCCGCTCCGGCATCTCGGGCTGTACCTGGGGGTGTTCGTCGCCCTGAGCTTCATCCCCACCTGGCTCTGGACGGCGGGGCGCGGGGGCCGCTGGGACCGCTGAGAAAGGGTGTCAGGAACCCGAGACCCCCTCCGTCCTGCCCGCCGGGAGGACGCCATGGTGTATGGAGAGGAAAAGGCGCGGGAGATGGCTCGCTCCCTGCTGCCCTCGAAGAATCGGGAGGCGGCACGCAAGGGCAGGGCCCGCATCCACCGCGCCGCTCGCCGCCAGTCCCGCGTGGAGCTGGGCCAGCTCACGAGAGACCCCGAGGACTTCGAGGACCTCGCCGGGCTCGACGCGGAGCCGGTCGCGGAGATCCGCCAGTTGATGATGCACCGGCGCTGGGGAGACAAGGTCGCCCCCTTCGTCCGCTGGGCCAGCGCCATCGCCCGCCAGCAGCCCCGGGAGAACCGCCTGAGCCACATCCGCGCCCTCGTGCCCCGAGGTGTCATCGGCGAACATGCGCTGCAGCACCTCACGCACAGGGCCGAGTTCGAGCACCCGAGCGAGGCCATGCTGCGCGAAGACCGGGAGCGTGCGTGGCGGAACAAGCGCCCGTACCTGATGGACCGCGGAGAGCAGACCCTGTGGTTGCGCACCCTCCTGCAAGCCCCCGACGGGCACCGCGCCTTCAACAGGTGGCTCCAGTTGAACCACGCCGTCCACTACCGCCAGGAGCAGCGCCGCCGGCCCTGCACGTGCTCGCCCGGGTGCTCCATCCTGGAAGCGGTGAACGTCCCCGTCGGACCCATCCGCGCCCGCCTGCTCCTCGGAGCGCATGACGTGCCGCCGTTCCTCGCCGCGATGTGGGGTTCCGCCAGTGAGGCCCGGCGCAGCGGGAACGCCCACGGTCCCCACGCCCAGCAGCTCGGGAGCGTGCACACCTTCCTCCGGGCCTTCAAACGGTGCCGCGGGGACGTGGTGGCCACGGCGCGAGCGCTGCGCCTCGAATCCAAGGCCTACTGGAAGGCGATCGCCCCCACCCTGCTCGTCTCCAGCCAGGAGTGAGCGGCTACGCGGGCTCGTCCGCGGGCAGCTCCCGAGCCGGTGGCACGCTCGTCACCTCTCCGGTCCGCACGCTCAGCCACTGCGTGTCCTGCGCCGCGGCCGCGCGCACCAGACCCGCATCCGTCGTCGTGAGGAACACCTGCGCGCCGCTCGCCGACAGGTAGTTCATCAGGTACGCGTTGCGCTCCGGGTCCAGCTCGCTCGACACGTCGTCCAGCATCAGCAGCGGCAGGAAGCCCATCGCCGTCTCGAGGTTCTCGATCTCCGCGATCTTCCACCCCAACACCAGCGCCCGCTGCTGTCCCTGGCTCGCGTACGCCCGCGCGCTCCGTCCGCCCAGCGTCACCGTCACGTCGTCCGCGTGCGGCCCCACCGAGGTGAAGCGCCGCTCGGTGTCCCTCCGGTAGCGCGCCGCCAGCGCCTCCCTCAGCGCCACCGCCAGCGCGGCCTCGTCCGCCGCCGCGAAGTCCACGTCCCCCAGGTGCGCCGGGTGGTAGCCGTAGACCGCCGGCTCCGGCGTCCGCCCGATGGAGCCGAACGTCGCCTGCGCCCTCGGCGCCAGCTCCGCCATCAGCGCCCGCCGCCGTGCGTACACCCGCGCTCCCGCCCTCGCGAGCGTCTCGTCGTAGGCCTCCAGGTACGCCGGGTCCACCGGGCCCTCGCGCAGCAGCCGGTTGCGGTTCTTCAGCGCCCGCCCGTACTCACGGCTCTCGCGCAAGAACGCCGGGAAGCGGTTGAACACCGCCCGGTCCAGGAAGGCCCGCCGCGCGTCCGGCCCTCCCTTCACCACCTCCAGGTCGTCCGGCGTGAAGGCCACCACCGACACGCCCCCGAAGTAGTCCTCCAGGCTCGAGGCCTTCTTCCCGTCCACGAAGGCCTGCCGCACGCCTCCGGACACCTCGACGGAGATTTCCCGCTCGGCTCCCTTGAGCAGGAAGCGGCCCGTCACCCGAGCCCCCTGCGTTCCCCACCGCACCAGCTCCGACAGGCGCCCGGCCCGCAGCGGCTTCAGCGTCGCGAGGAAGTAGAGCGCCTCCAGCAGGTTCGTCTTCCCCTGGCCGTTCTGCCCCACCGCGATGGTCGCGTGCGGGCTCGGCGCCAGGGAGACCTGGCCAAGGTTGCGGAAATCCTGGACGTGAAGTGCCAACAGGCGCACGGGAGCTTTCTCCCATCCGAGGTCACCAGCGTCCAGGTTAATCCCCTACTCTGACATCCTCCCCGTCCGAGGCTGGCTGGCCGCCTCCCGGGCCTTCTGTATCAGCCCCGGCAGATCCTCCACCGCATCCCCCGGGCTCCCCGAGGGCAGCCGGGCGAGCTGCTCCCGCTCCGGAGAGAAGAGCCTCGCCGGCGTCTGTCCCTGCCCCCGCAGCCGGATGAAGAGGCGCAGCGACTCCCGCAGCCGCTCCATGTCCGGGCCCGTCTCGGCCCTGGCCCGCTGTGCCGCCGTCCACAGCCGCACCCAGGCGGCCTCCTCGTTCCACGGTCCCACCGGGCGCGCATGAGACAGCGAGGCCAGCTCCGCCGCGACTTCCAGCAGCCCCGCCCGGCCCTCGCCCAGCACCTCCGAGGCCGCCAGCCGAGCCTCCACCGAGGACTCCCGGGCCGCCAGCCAGCCCAGCAGCTCCGGCCACTCCTCCTCGCGAGGCACCACCGGTGACAGGCGGGACTCCAGCAGTGCCTTCACCCGGGAGCGCGCCAGGTCGTGCCAGAAGGCCGCGTGCAGCAGCAGCTCCGGCCCGCTGCGCGGAGGGTGCACCGGCGCGAGCCTCGCCCGCTTCTCCAGGAAGGCCCTCACCCGGCCCGTGGCGTCGAAGCGGTCCAGCCGGCTCCAGAGCGTCTCCAGGGCCTTGTCGGCCAGGGGCAGCGCCCGGCGGAGCTCGTCCGCCTCCGCCGCGTCGAAGGGCAGCCCGGCCGCTGGGGAAGGACGCCTGAAGACGCGCTCGAAGACCTCGGCCGCCGTGCAGACGGCCCGCAGCTCCGGGAGGTTGCGCGGCAACATCTCCACCGCCTGGGCCCAGAGGCGCCGCCCCAGCAGCGGTCCCGCGTCCAGCACCTCCTCCTCCAGCTGCAGCAGGGCCTCTCCGAGCAGCTCCGGCTTCTTCTTCGCGATGAGCCGCCGGTCCACCGCCCACGCGACGGCTTCGCGCAGCCGCAGCACCTCGGTCAGCAACGCCATGGGCGCCGAGCCCCTCGGCCAGCCCTCCGCCTCCGCGCGCCGGGACACCGCCTCCAGCGTGGCATCCACCTCCGGCTGGGCCAGCGCCACCTCGCGCAGCAGCTCGAGGTTGGCCCGCACCCGGTCCCTCCAGAAGAAGGCCCGGAGCAGCTTCTCCAGGGCGCGGTAGCGCAAACGTGTGGCTTCGAGCAGATCCGCGCGGTCTTCGAGCCGCGCCCGCAGGATGTCCGGATGGGTCGCCACTGTAGGGCCCACTATAAGGATGCACGGGCGAGGCGACAGGCCCCCGGTGGCCACTCGGAGTGACGAGTGAACGGTGGAACCCCGGTGGCGCTCGACGCCGGGGCGGGCGCATGGGAAGAAGAGAACGCTCGCGGTGGCAGCCTCGCGAGAACGATGTCGGACCCGGGCGGCAGGCTCCAGACATGGAACCTGTCGCTCGGATGGACGTGGATGAGATGGGGATGGGAAAGCGACCCGCGACCTACACGGACCTGGAGGAGCTCCCTCCGAACATGGTGGGGGAGATCATCGCTGGCGAGCTGTACGTGAGCCCGCGACCCGCGGTGGACCACATGGTCACCTCCTCCCTGCTTGGCTACGAGTTGACCGGCCCCTTCCAAAAGGGTCGCGGCGGTCCCGGTGGTTGGATCATCGCGGATGAACCCGAGCTCCATCTGGGCGGAAATGTGCTCATTCCGGATCTCGCCGGATGGCGCCGCGAGCGGTATTCCAAGCTTCCGCGCGGCAAGGCCCTGACGATCGCTCCCGATTGGCTCTGCGAAATCCTGTCGCCCTCCACGGAAGCGCGTGACCGCGCGGCCAAGCTGCCAGCCTATGCGCGAGAGGGCATTCGGCACGTGTGGCTCGTGGACCCGGTCGTACGCACGCTGGAGGTGTTCCGACTGGAGGGGCCACACTACATGCTGCTCACCACCTTCGCGGGTGACGGACGGGTCCGCGCGGAACCCTTCGATGCCGTCGAACTGGAGCTGAAATCCATCTGGGAGGAGTAATCCCCGGTAAGGATGCGCCCGATGCCCCCGCGCAAGCTCCCGCGACACCTCGTCTGGCTCGAGTCCTTCGCCGCCGCCGTCGAGTCCGGCAGTCTCGAAGGCGCCGCCGAGCACCTCGGCGTGGCCCGCTCCGTCGTCAGCGAGCACCTCCGCGCCCTCGAGGACGCCCTCGCCGAGGGTCAGCCCCTCCTCGAGCGCGGCCCCGGCCGCCGCCTCCACCTCACCGCCCGCGGCGAGAAGCTCTACGAGGGCACCCAGATGCCCCTCCACCAGCTCGACCTCAAGCGCCTGCGCGACCTCGCCAGCGCCGAGCCCAGCCTGCGCCTCGGTCTCAACACCACCCTCTCCAACTTCCTCCTCGCCGGCATCGCCGAGGACGCCTCGCGCGCCGGCATCAAGCCCGAGGTCCGCTTCGGCGGCCCCTTCGAGCTCGTGCGGCTGGTGCAGACGCACCAGCTCGACCTCGCCCTGGACTTCACCCCCCTGCCTCCCCACCGGGGTCTCGAGGCCGAGTCCCTGCTGCGCCTGCCCTTCGTGGTGCTCGCCGGTCCCCAGAGCGACCTGGCCCTCCACCCGGGCTCGCGCCGCTCCCTCCACGTGCGCGACCTGGAGGGCCATGCCTTCGTGGACTGGCTCCGGGATGATCCCTACGGCGGCGCCAACAGCGCCCGCTTCGCCGCGCACGGCGTCACCGTGCGCGAGGTGGCCCGAGGGGAGAGCTTCCTCCACCTCTTCGACCTGCTGCGCGCCTTCCGCGCCTGCGCCATCGCCCCCGACCTGCGGCCCCTGCGCTCCTTCCCCGAGGACCTCTCTGTCTGGCCCCTGCGCGAGGAGGACCCCCAGTTCATCGAGGTGGTGGCCCTCCGTCCCTCCGGTGGGCCCCGCTCCGAGGCCGCCCGGCTCGTGCTCGACGGATTGCGTCAAAGACTGACACCGAACCGTCGTCGGAAAACCGAATAAGACGTCGTTTTTTAACGGATTTCCGCCACCGCTCTCCGTCACTAGAATTTGAAGGAACGG
This is a stretch of genomic DNA from Archangium violaceum. It encodes these proteins:
- a CDS encoding DUF962 domain-containing protein codes for the protein MKTLVDHLAQYAAYHRDRRNIATHFIGIPMIAVAVATLLSRSGLEVFGLWVSPALVVSLGAVLFYARLDARFGLTMAVLMSLNLWVGQALAAQSFTTWLSAGIGLFVVGWVFQFVGHYFEGRKPAFVDDLVGLIVGPLFVVAEVAFLLGLRSEVRQAVEARSGPTYIRSKAVA
- a CDS encoding Uma2 family endonuclease — translated: MEPVARMDVDEMGMGKRPATYTDLEELPPNMVGEIIAGELYVSPRPAVDHMVTSSLLGYELTGPFQKGRGGPGGWIIADEPELHLGGNVLIPDLAGWRRERYSKLPRGKALTIAPDWLCEILSPSTEARDRAAKLPAYAREGIRHVWLVDPVVRTLEVFRLEGPHYMLLTTFAGDGRVRAEPFDAVELELKSIWEE
- a CDS encoding YiaA/YiaB family inner membrane protein; the protein is MSRQPNTTAVQATHSGAWVLQSWLSFALAVGVTALGIYHLPVDGWQKAFLGMGLLFSIGSTFSLSKTVRDQHEQERLTARIDEARVTKLLAEVDPISLK
- a CDS encoding LysR family transcriptional regulator; the encoded protein is MIQLQRLEGFYWVARSEGYARAARAFPYPITQPGVHQQVKRLESELGVRLFERVGKDRVVLTPQGRALYDYVAPFYEGLPGLERSLRSGEVGGRLRIHASGHTLLHLLPPWLRRLQGQRPDIEVALFEAKVPAVSLVRSGEADLLVDHLPEVPADLEVRQVGRTRAFLCIPSNHRLARKGAVSPEPFGDEPFITYSSDPQLRELQLAALAHFGVVPRRMYAADSSETILGFVAAGLGYSLLASLLPRGPRVPGVVAWPLTEPAREFPIYAAWRKGKQRDPLIDALLELAPKPSSP
- a CDS encoding AAA family ATPase; its protein translation is MASSPALPRPGSPATSAPWLEELDILIRARYPLLYLVSWEEHRVDTLLADMARAHGKALLTWSTTRGLRHAGGSRGPTFPEDTRNPLEALAAIEKLSEPSLVVLKDFHPYLEEKPVVRALRELAHFLKSTFTTVILLSPTLTIPTELEKEISVLDVPLPGFQELLNLLKEIVAVVRRGNKATIELSREDAEQLIKAAQGLTLSEAENAFAKAIAHDGKLSAADIRRVQDEKRQVIRKSGLLEYYPPEQDLGNVGGLQNLKGWLTRRTAAFGERARQFGLPEPRGLLLLGVQGCGKSLTAKAISAHWNLPLLRLDMGRIFSGLVGSSEENLRKAIRVAESIAPVVLWVDEIEKGLSGVASSGTADGGVTARVFGTLLTWLQEKTAPVFVVATANRIEGLPPELLRKGRFDEIFFIDLPEAAERRDIFRIHLQRRKREPAAYDLHALADMASDFSGAEIEQVVIAGLYEAFAENVELGQAHLTRAIQETFPLAVTMRDEILRLREWARGRTRPASSSVSGSRKE
- a CDS encoding DUF4265 domain-containing protein, giving the protein MPGEEQDGRSEGLVKLTFPLDASAWHGSATEILWAEKVTDSQYRLRNTPFYAYGVSAEDVVFAREQDGRLVFAGVARHGGHSTYRIIKAKGSDPVRFQERWAPLQKLGCSYEEGPGGLLAVDVPPELTIHAAYSLLEQGEEARVWSFEEGHCGHPLQVQR
- a CDS encoding HNH endonuclease, with product MSLDYFQGFLSQVGVPTDALPVDGRHLSPEQALKLLPHLLRTPVTLGNFAQRRMAAHLLLEVATGQHPVTREELHARMRRFLRLLVLRPDGYLVRPTTGEAKQRVGEVNVAEDGSLRVGRFEVGPFYAIEGGRLWLVDMELEVLREAPSLGAYAPDDGVVLPALEGAELALVDTVEGLFQLVVHPVETVEGLTRLPGAVRELVQNAPEYWNAFRHKPHGERIRAVSRLTTSVVLVVGTAGAGAAKTASWGGTLGHFSVPVFSLTGEGALALRLVGVSGGRLVTGAGQVLGATYVLHMANTGTPGPTGSVPPSEPGAKAGARGGPGSGKRFTEEVKASAEQAAGGRCVFCGRPTTREPGPAQRNTDHAVPKSRGGNNTLDNAQNTCRTCNLDKGSKTTEEFLEGR
- a CDS encoding LysR family transcriptional regulator; protein product: MPPRKLPRHLVWLESFAAAVESGSLEGAAEHLGVARSVVSEHLRALEDALAEGQPLLERGPGRRLHLTARGEKLYEGTQMPLHQLDLKRLRDLASAEPSLRLGLNTTLSNFLLAGIAEDASRAGIKPEVRFGGPFELVRLVQTHQLDLALDFTPLPPHRGLEAESLLRLPFVVLAGPQSDLALHPGSRRSLHVRDLEGHAFVDWLRDDPYGGANSARFAAHGVTVREVARGESFLHLFDLLRAFRACAIAPDLRPLRSFPEDLSVWPLREEDPQFIEVVALRPSGGPRSEAARLVLDGLRQRLTPNRRRKTE
- the recF gene encoding DNA replication/repair protein RecF (All proteins in this family for which functions are known are DNA-binding proteins that assist the filamentation of RecA onto DNA for the initiation of recombination or recombinational repair.), with amino-acid sequence MRLLALHVQDFRNLGQVSLAPSPHATIAVGQNGQGKTNLLEALYFLATLKPLRAGRLSELVRWGTQGARVTGRFLLKGAEREISVEVSGGVRQAFVDGKKASSLEDYFGGVSVVAFTPDDLEVVKGGPDARRAFLDRAVFNRFPAFLRESREYGRALKNRNRLLREGPVDPAYLEAYDETLARAGARVYARRRALMAELAPRAQATFGSIGRTPEPAVYGYHPAHLGDVDFAAADEAALAVALREALAARYRRDTERRFTSVGPHADDVTVTLGGRSARAYASQGQQRALVLGWKIAEIENLETAMGFLPLLMLDDVSSELDPERNAYLMNYLSASGAQVFLTTTDAGLVRAAAAQDTQWLSVRTGEVTSVPPARELPADEPA